Within the Microbacterium sp. 1S1 genome, the region CGTCGCGGTGTCGATGAAGCCGGGATCGAAGCTGTAGACCCGGATGTCCTCGGCGTTGTGGATGCGCTTGTCGGCCCACGGTGCCATGACCTTGGCCGGGTCGCGGTGCGTATAGACCACCGTCCGCTCCGCGAGGCGGGAAGCATGATGCAGTCGTGCGGCATCGGGAGCGCCCACCTCGATCCAGACGGTGATCCGTCCCGTGAGGTCGCGCACCAGAACCGCGGGCTCCTCGGTCTCGGAGACGCTGCCGCCGAACGCGACGCCCTCGGCGAACTCGAGCCCGTAAGCGAGGACGCGCGTGAGCATGTATGCGTCGGTCTCGGACGGATGCCGGGCCGCCCGGAGCGAGACGTCTTCGTACACGCCGCGATCGGTGTCGGCGAGCTGCATCTCGAACGTGTGGACTGTCGAACCGATCGCCATGATTCCCGAGCCTACGCGGCGCGGAGACCTCGCGCCGACCGGGTCAGAACAGCATCGGCTGCGTCGGGGCGGTGGCGCGCCCGCTTGGGGTGAACATCACCGTACCGCCCACCGGCGGCCCCGCCTGGACATGGCCCTGTCCCGGACGGAAACCGCGCCGCGGATAGTCGTCCTCGTGGCGGCCGTCGAGTCCGTGCATGCGGATCAGGGGACGAGCCCGTTTGGCCAGCCACTGCCGATACGGTTTCGGGGCCTCGACGGACGCCCCGGGGTACAGGCCGCGGTACGACGAGACGAGATCGGGACGGTTCTCACCGAGCCACTGGAAGAACCACGGCTTGACGCCAGGACGCAGATGCAGCGCGCCGTAGATCACGCTCCGTGCCCCGGCGGCCTTGATGCGGCGCAGGGCGTCGTCGATCGCGGCGAGAGAGTCGGTCAGGTGCGGCATGATCGGCATGAGGAACACCGTGACGGGGAACCCGGCATCGGCGAGGGCCCGCACGGTGTCGAGGCGGGCCTGCGTGGTCGGGGCCCCCGGTTCGATCGCCTTCTGCAGCGCATCGTCGTACATCGCGATCGACATCTGCACGTCGACCGGGACGCGCTGCGCCGCCTTCCTCAGCAGAGGGATGTCGCGGCGGATCAGCGTGCCCTTCGTGAGGATCGACATCGGCGTTCCCGACGCGGCCAGGGCCTCGATGATCCCCGGCATGAGGGCGTAGCGCCCCTCGGCCCTCTGGTACGGGTCGGTGTTGGTGCCGAGGGCGACCGTCTCGTGCTGCCAGCTCCCGCGGCGCAGCTCCCGCTCCAGCACCTCGACGACGTTGACCTTGACGACGATCTGCGAGTCGAAGTCGGCGCCGCCGTCGAGATCGAGGTACTCGTGCGTGCCTCGGGCGAAGCAGTACGTGCAGGCGTGAGAGCAGCCGCGATAGGGGTTGATCGTCCAGGCGAAGGGCATGCGGGAGGCGCCGGGGACGTGGTTCAGGGCGGACTTCGACAGCACCTCGTGGAACGTCATACCGGAGAACTCCGGTGTGGTCACCGTGCGGAGGACACTGGATCGATTCTCGAGGCCCGGCAGTGCCGCCTCGTCGCCGTCCGCGAGCTTCTGTCCCTGCCACCGCATGGTGCCATTCGAACAAAGAAACGAAACAATGTCAAGCGAGTATGGCATCAATGTTCGAATGGAAGAATGGAGCGCATGCCCTCCTCGCCGCACGCTCAGCATGCGGCGCCGCGCTCCCCGATCTTCGGCCCCGCCCTCCCGGTCGGGCTGGCGGTGACCGCGCTCGGCATGGTGCTGTCTCTCACCGGTGCGGCCGCGTCGCCGGCCGCTCCCGAAGAGCTGCCGCGCCCCGCCGCCGTCCTGCAGGTGCCGTCGGTCGAGAACGCCGCGACGCCCGCGGCCGACCCGTGTGCCGATCCCGCGGTGCAGAGCGCGATCGAGGCGGGAGACGACGCGGCCACCATCGCGGCGTTCGGCGGCGGGCTGCCCTTCCGCGACGCGGTTGTTGCGGGGAACGCGCCCTGTGTCTCCCTCAGCGATCCTGCCCGGATCTGGGTCGTGGTGAACAAGGGGCGTCCCCTCGACCCCGCCGCCTACGAGCCCGCGGGACTGAGCCAGGTACCGTTGCAGATGACGACGCCCTCCGGTCGCGTCCGTGCGGAAGTCGCCGACGCGGCCGGGCGCATGGCCGAAGCCGCCGTGACCGCGGGGGTCGGGCGCATCGGGGCGAACAACGGCTACCGCTCCTACGGTTTGCAGGTCGCGACCTACGATGCGCACGTGCGGGATCAGGGGCAGGCCGACGCGGATGCCGGCTCGGCGCGACCGGGGCACAGCGAGCATCAGACCGGGCTCGCCCTCGACGTCGTGGCGTGTGATGGAGGCTGTGGGGGCCTCGACGGGTTCGGCGCCACACGGCAGAGCGACTGGGTGGCCGCGCACGCCTGGGAATACGGATTCATCGTGCGCTACGAGGAGGGCGGCACCCCCGTGACCGGGTACGCCCCGGAGCCCTGGCACCTGCGCTACGTCGGCACGGAGCTGGCGGCGGCGTATCACGAGGGCGGCTATCGCACCCTCGAGGAGTTCTTCGGGCTGCCCGCGGCGCCCGACTACGGTCACTGAGCGGCGGCGTCCGGAGGAGTGAGAAGCCGCCTCTGAGGCATTCCACAAACGCGGTACCCAGTGTCACCGTCGATGGGATGCATTCTCACAATCGCGTGTCCTGCCCCGTCTTTCCGCCGTAGACTCGCCGGAGCAAAGACGCACGACACGTTCGGGAGGACGGCATGGAACGCGACATCTACGAAGAGGATCACGAGGCATTCCGCGACCTCGTCAAGGATTTCGTCAAGCGCCACGTCACGCACGCGGCGATCGAGAAGTGGGACGCCGCCGGAGAGGTGGACCGCGCGACGATGCGCGCCGCGGGTGAGGCGGGCATCATCGGGCTTTCCGTGCCCGAGGAGTTCGGCGGCGCCGGGATGCTCCAGGACTACCGCTTCCGCGCGATCGTCAACGAAGAGGTCATCGCTGCCGGAGCGGGCTCGCTCGCCGGGGCCTTCGGCATCCAGGACGACCTGGCCGTGCCGTACCTCGTGCACATGGGTACCCAGGAGCAGAAGGAGAAGTGGCTGCCTCGCATGGCCACGGGCGAGGTCGTCGGCGCGCTCGCCATGACCGAGCCCGGCGCCGGGTCCGACCTCCGCGGCATCAAGACCACTGCGAAGAAGGTCGACGGCGGCTACCTCGTCAACGGTGCCAAGACCTTCATCTCGTCGGGCGCGACCGCCGACCTCGTCGTGACCTTCGTCAAGAC harbors:
- a CDS encoding YaeQ family protein, with translation MAIGSTVHTFEMQLADTDRGVYEDVSLRAARHPSETDAYMLTRVLAYGLEFAEGVAFGGSVSETEEPAVLVRDLTGRITVWIEVGAPDAARLHHASRLAERTVVYTHRDPAKVMAPWADKRIHNAEDIRVYSFDPGFIDTATPHLARRNTLTLTVTERVLYLDLNGTTMTTALHEHTLG
- a CDS encoding M15 family metallopeptidase; its protein translation is MPSSPHAQHAAPRSPIFGPALPVGLAVTALGMVLSLTGAAASPAAPEELPRPAAVLQVPSVENAATPAADPCADPAVQSAIEAGDDAATIAAFGGGLPFRDAVVAGNAPCVSLSDPARIWVVVNKGRPLDPAAYEPAGLSQVPLQMTTPSGRVRAEVADAAGRMAEAAVTAGVGRIGANNGYRSYGLQVATYDAHVRDQGQADADAGSARPGHSEHQTGLALDVVACDGGCGGLDGFGATRQSDWVAAHAWEYGFIVRYEEGGTPVTGYAPEPWHLRYVGTELAAAYHEGGYRTLEEFFGLPAAPDYGH
- a CDS encoding Rv2578c family radical SAM protein; this translates as MRWQGQKLADGDEAALPGLENRSSVLRTVTTPEFSGMTFHEVLSKSALNHVPGASRMPFAWTINPYRGCSHACTYCFARGTHEYLDLDGGADFDSQIVVKVNVVEVLERELRRGSWQHETVALGTNTDPYQRAEGRYALMPGIIEALAASGTPMSILTKGTLIRRDIPLLRKAAQRVPVDVQMSIAMYDDALQKAIEPGAPTTQARLDTVRALADAGFPVTVFLMPIMPHLTDSLAAIDDALRRIKAAGARSVIYGALHLRPGVKPWFFQWLGENRPDLVSSYRGLYPGASVEAPKPYRQWLAKRARPLIRMHGLDGRHEDDYPRRGFRPGQGHVQAGPPVGGTVMFTPSGRATAPTQPMLF